In the genome of Nocardioides sp. NBC_00368, the window TTGTAGGCGCGCACGATGTCGTCGCGGTGGGCGACCCGCTGCTCGACCAGGCCGACGAGCTCGTCGCCGCGGCGCTGGAACACCTTGCCGAGGGGGAGCCGGGCCGACGGGTTGGCGCCGGAGAGCAGGATCAGCGTGATCCCGTGGGCGTCGCAAGCCTCGAGGACGGGGTGGAGGAGGTCGGCGATCGCGTTCGCGTCGGCCTTCGGGCGGAGCATGTCGTTGCCGCCGCCGTTGAAGGACAGATGTGTCGGCTTCAGCGCCAGCGCGGCGGGAAGCTGCTCCTCGACGATCGGGCGGATCAGGCGCCCGCGGATGGCGAGGTTGGCGTACTCCACCCGCGTGCCCGAGGCCGCCCAGCCCTGGGCTACCAGGTCGGCCCAGCCGCGTACGTGACCGTCGGGCTTCTCGTCGCCGACCCCTTCCGTGAACGAGTCACCGATCGCGACGTAGCGCACTGCCTCCACGAGTCCTCCAACCCCATTCATCCGACCCGGTAACCGATGCCAGATCCATTGCCAGCCTCTGGATTCTAGTCCGCCCGCGGTCTGACCCTGACATCCGTCCCCGGGCTGACGCCGCAGCCGCCTCGGCTCCTCTACGGTGGGCCTGTGGAGGAGTTGGTACGCCCCTGGCGGCTCGGCCCGCGTGGGCGATGGTGGTTCGACGTCCTGCTCGCCGGCACCCTGTTCCTGATCATCCCGTTCTACGCCATCCAGGTCCTGCTCGACGGTGGCGCCGCAAAGGACGTCGGCAGCACCAGCCACGTCGCCGACCTGGTGCTCGTGGTGGTCCAGCTGGTGCCGCTGCTGTGGCGCCGCCGGCACCCGGTGATCGTCTATGCCATCGTGGCCGGCGCCTGCGGCCTGCAGGTGCTCCTCATCGACTACCCGTTGGTCTCGCAGGTCTCCTATCCGATCGCGGTCTACTCGGTGGCGCGCTACGCCAGCCCGCGCTGGGGACTGGCGGCGCTCGCGGTGGGCCTGTTCGGCTCCGTCCTCGGCACCCACGACTGGATGAGCTCCGTCGACACCACCTCCGCCGGCGAGCCGCAGGACGGCATCAACTGGAGCACCTACGTCCCGGTCGCGCTCTCGCTCGCCACCTTCCCGGTCGCCGCCTGGGCGCTGGGCGCCCTGGCCCGCACCAGAACGGCGTACGTCGACTCCCTCATCCAGCGCAACGAGCAGCTGCGCCGCGAGGCCGAGCAGCGCGCCGAGCTCGGCGCGACCCAGGAGCGGGCCCGGATCGCGCGCGAGATGCACGACGTGGTGGCCCACGGACTGAGCGTGATCGTGGTCCAGGCCGACGGCGCGCGCTATGCCGCCGAGCAGGACCCGGCCCTGGCGCCGAAGGCGCTGGAGACCGTCGCGCAGACCGCGCGCGAGGCCCTGACGGAGATGCGGCAGCTCCTCGGTCTGCTGCGCGACGGGGACACGCTGACCCGCCCGCAGCCGCGGCTGGGCGACATCGCGACGCTCGTCGAGGAGACCCGGGCCGGCGGGATGGAGCTGGCCGCGACTCTTCCCGAGCCCGGCCTCGCGGTGCCCGAGGGTGTCGCGCTGACCGCCTACCGGGTGGTGCAGGAGGCCCTCAGCAACGTACGCAAGCACGCCGGCCCCGGAGCCGCGGCCAGGGTCGCCGTGACCGCCGGGAGCGGCAGCCTGGAGATCGAGGTCACCGACGACGGCCGGGGCGCCGCTGCGGAAGCGAAGGAGTCCGGGGGTCTCGGGCTGGTCGGGATGGAGGAGCGGATCAGCGCTCACAGCGGAACCCTCGAGACCGGCCCGGCGCCCGGCGGCGGGTTCCGCGTCTACGCGAAGATGCCGCTATGACG includes:
- a CDS encoding SGNH/GDSL hydrolase family protein → MEAVRYVAIGDSFTEGVGDEKPDGHVRGWADLVAQGWAASGTRVEYANLAIRGRLIRPIVEEQLPAALALKPTHLSFNGGGNDMLRPKADANAIADLLHPVLEACDAHGITLILLSGANPSARLPLGKVFQRRGDELVGLVEQRVAHRDDIVRAYNWPDTTLMDGRFWSEDRLHMNARGHHRVAARVLDSLGVEVPEGWWDLDFEAAAGKKGLAYYREFVGPWIHRRLTGRSSGDGRTAKFPTWTAIAD
- a CDS encoding sensor histidine kinase, which codes for MEELVRPWRLGPRGRWWFDVLLAGTLFLIIPFYAIQVLLDGGAAKDVGSTSHVADLVLVVVQLVPLLWRRRHPVIVYAIVAGACGLQVLLIDYPLVSQVSYPIAVYSVARYASPRWGLAALAVGLFGSVLGTHDWMSSVDTTSAGEPQDGINWSTYVPVALSLATFPVAAWALGALARTRTAYVDSLIQRNEQLRREAEQRAELGATQERARIAREMHDVVAHGLSVIVVQADGARYAAEQDPALAPKALETVAQTAREALTEMRQLLGLLRDGDTLTRPQPRLGDIATLVEETRAGGMELAATLPEPGLAVPEGVALTAYRVVQEALSNVRKHAGPGAAARVAVTAGSGSLEIEVTDDGRGAAAEAKESGGLGLVGMEERISAHSGTLETGPAPGGGFRVYAKMPL